From Apis cerana isolate GH-2021 linkage group LG10, AcerK_1.0, whole genome shotgun sequence, one genomic window encodes:
- the LOC108001458 gene encoding dual 3',5'-cyclic-AMP and -GMP phosphodiesterase 11 isoform X4, with product MTAETAAPCVQGMQGVQTAMAGQGTLQQVQDGKSTGGYYSSTSAVYDPEYARMEAWLDEHPDFVNDYFLRKVTRQTVDMWLVSHATPTSSSSSCVELSSPTHAGGTSSSGRGGSGGSGATTPVRKISAHEFERGGLLKPIVNTIDGTPTFLSVSPGDSGQPGGQQVGSGNAGRPQRRSRHELRHLDEKDLIFELVKDICNELDVRSLCHKILQNVSTLLHADRGSLFLVQGERGGGCMPSSQNHDSTSNNPNDNGNPGKTEQRGYSRSRCLVSKLFDVCSRSTLLEMEKKDEIKIPWGTGIVGYVAESGEPVNIPDAYKDSRFNREIDALTGYRTRALLCMPIKDCNGDVIGVAQVINKLGGESQFTAQDEKVFAGYLQFCGIGLRNAQLYEKSQLEVKRNQVLLDLARMIFEEQSTIEHMVFRILTHTQSLIQCQRVQVLLVHKASKGSFSRVFDFEANDLTGEDSDSRTSPFESRFPINVGITGYVATTGETVNIPNAYEDPRFDPSVDDGTGFRHRTILCMPIKNSSGQIIGVIQLINKFDDLAFTKNDENFVEAFAIFCGMGIHNTHMYEKAVIAMAKQSVTLEVLSYHASASLEDAQRLRGLRVPSAAHFQLHDFKFDDIYMEDDQTLTACLRMFLDLDFVERFHIDYDVLCRWLLSVKKNYRNVTYHNWRHAFNVAQMMFAILTVRKFNELNILHLLYKVMIKINNKFIIVQATQWWKIFGEIECLALIIACLCHDLDHRGTNNSFQIKASSPLAQLYSTSTMEHHHFDQCLMILSSQGNQILSNLSPEEYSRVVKVLEEAILSTDLAVYFRKRGAFLNLAQGGGYNWAYSDHRELLRGMLMTVCDLAAITKPWEVEKRVAELVSSEFFEQGDIERRTLNITPIDIMNREKEDQLPMMQVGFIDSICLPIYEAFALLSDKLEPLVEGVRKNKQHWLEIAESKCKSDNCTNHDRTLSDTEETCEQADQ from the exons ATGACGGCGGAGACGGCAGCTCCTTGTGTGCAGGGGATGCAAGGGGTGCAGACCGCTATGGCCGGCCAGGGGACGTTGCAACAGGTGCAAGATGGAAAATCCACCGGTGGTTATTATTCCTCCACTTCCGCCGTCTACGATCCGGAATACGCCCGCATGGAGGCATGGCTCGACGAACATCCCGACTTTGTCAACGACTACTTTCTCAG GAAAGTGACGAGACAGACGGTAGACATGTGGTTGGTCTCACACGCGACGCCAACGTCCTCGTCGAGCAGCTGCGTCGAATTGTCCAGCCCGACCCATGCAGGTGGCACGTCGTCCTCTGGCCGTGGTGGATCCGGCGGATCAGGTGCCACCACTCCTGTACGAAAAATCTCGGCACACGAGTTCGAGCGCGGCGGTTTGCTAAAGCCGATCGTGAACACGATCGACGGGACGCCCACGTTCCTCAGCGTTTCGCCCGGGGATTCAGGACAACCTGGAGGTCAGCAGGTTGGCTCCGGAAACGCGGGCAGGCCCCAGAGACGGTCCAGACACGAGTTGAGGCATCTCGACGAGAAAGACCTCATATTCGAATTG GTGAAGGATATCTGTAATGAATTGGATGTGAGATCATTGTGCCACAAGATCCTGCAAAACGTGAGTACCTTGTTACACGCGGATCGTGGTTCCTTGTTCCTGGTGCAGGGGGAGAGAGGCGGTGGTTGCATGCCGTCCTCGCAAAATCACGACTCCACGTCGAACAATCCAAACGATAATGGGAATCCAGGAAAAACGGAGCAACGTGGATACTCGAGAAGCAGATGTCTAGTCTCTAAGTTGTTCGACGTGTGCTCGAGATCGACGCTACTcgaaatggagaaaaaagatGAGATCAAAATTCCCTGGGGCACGGGAATCGTTGGTTACGTTGCCGAAAGTGGGGAACCTGTTAACATACCAGATGCTTACAAg GATTCAAGATTCAATCGCGAAATTGATGCATTGACGGGATATAGAACCAGAGCCCTTTTATGCATGCCAATAAAGGATTGCAACGGAGACGTTATCGGCGTTGCACAAGTAATCAACAAACTCGGTGGTGAAAGTCAATTTACTGCGCAAGACGAAAAAGTTTTTGCTGGATATTTGCAATTCTGTGGTATTGGATTAAGGAATGCGCAGCTATATGAAAAAAGTCAATTAGAGGTTAAAAGAAATCAG GTTCTTTTAGACCTAGCTAGGATGATATTCGAAGAACAGAGCACAATAGAGCATATGGTATTCAGGATTTTGACCCATACACAATCCTTGATACAGTGTCAACGAGTACAG GTTCTCCTCGTGCATAAGGCATCAAAGGGCAGTTTCTCACGAGTGTTTGATTTCGAGGCGAATGACCTCACCGGCGAGGATTCAGATTCTCGCACTAG TCCATTCGAGAGCAGATTCCCTATAAATGTCGGCATCACCGGCTACGTTGCTACAACTGGAGAG aCCGTGAATATACCGAACGCCTACGAAGATCCAAGATTCGATCCCTCCGTAGATGATGGCACTGGTTTTAGACATCGTACTATTCTCTGCATGCCTATCAAGAATTCCTCGGGTCAGATTATTGGTGTTATTCAACTGATCAACAAGTTCGACGACCTTGCTTTTACAAAGAATGATGAGAACTTTGTCGAGGCGTTTGCTATTTTCTGCGGCATGGGAATTCACAATAcacatat GTATGAAAAAGCTGTGATAGCAATGGCCAAACAAAGCGTTACTTTAGAAGTGCTTAGTTATCATGCTTCTGCATCACTGGAGGATGCACAAAGATTAAGA ggTTTAAGAGTGCCTTCTGCTGCGCATTTTCAATTGCACGATTTCAAGTTCGATGACATTTATATGGAAGACGACCAAACATTAACAGCGTGTCTTCGAATGTTTTTAGATCTTGATTTCGTCGAACGTTTTCATATTGATTACGATGTCCTTTGTCGTTGGCTTCTTagtgtaaaaaagaattaccgAAATGTCACATATCATAATTGGCGTCATGCGTTCAATGTTGCGCAAATGATGTTTGCCATTTTAActgtaagaaaatttaatgaattaaatatattacatttattgtataaagttatgataaaaataaacaataaatttattatcgttcaGGCCACGCAATGGTGGAAAATTTTTGGAGAAATTGAATGTCTTGCATTGATTATTGCCTGTTTGTGTCATGATCTGGATCATCGTGGtacgaataattcttttcaaatcaa agcaTCTTCGCCATTAGCACAACTCTATTCAACATCAACGATGGAACATCATCATTTTGATCAATGTCTCATGATACTGAGTAGTCaaggaaatcaaattttatcaaatttatctcCAGAAGAATATTCTCGTGTGGTAAAAGTTCTCGAAGAAGCAATCCTTTCTACTGACCTAGCAGTTTATTTCCGAAAAAGGGGTGCTTTTCTTAATCTAGCTCAAGGTGGTGGCTATAATTGGGCTTACAGTGATCATCGAGAACTTTTGAGGGGAATGTTGATGACCGTATGTGATTTGGCGGCGATAACTAAACCTTGGGAAGTTGAGAAAAGAGTGGCGGAATTAGTTAGCAgtgaattttttgaacaagGAGATATCGAAAGGCGGACTCTCAATATTACTCCTATT GACATTATGAACAGGGAGAAAGAGGACCAACTGCCAATGATGCAAGTTGGCTTCATCGATTCGATTTGCCTCCCTATTTACGAG GCATTCGCTTTATTGTCGGATAAATTGGAACCGTTGGTCGAAGGTGTTAGAAAGAATAAACAACATTGGCTTGAGATAGCGGAATCCAAATGTAAATCAGACAATTGTACGAATCATGACAGGACATTATCCGATACCGAAGAAACTTGCGAACAGGCGGATCAGTAA
- the LOC108001458 gene encoding dual 3',5'-cyclic-AMP and -GMP phosphodiesterase 11 isoform X2 codes for MQLKKAMLKIFDQCLHLRSIEEPRMTAETAAPCVQGMQGVQTAMAGQGTLQQVQDGKSTGGYYSSTSAVYDPEYARMEAWLDEHPDFVNDYFLRKVTRQTVDMWLVSHATPTSSSSSCVELSSPTHAGGTSSSGRGGSGGSGATTPVRKISAHEFERGGLLKPIVNTIDGTPTFLSVSPGDSGQPGGQQVGSGNAGRPQRRSRHELRHLDEKDLIFELVKDICNELDVRSLCHKILQNVSTLLHADRGSLFLVQGERGGGCMPSSQNHDSTSNNPNDNGNPGKTEQRGYSRSRCLVSKLFDVCSRSTLLEMEKKDEIKIPWGTGIVGYVAESGEPVNIPDAYKDSRFNREIDALTGYRTRALLCMPIKDCNGDVIGVAQVINKLGGESQFTAQDEKVFAGYLQFCGIGLRNAQLYEKSQLEVKRNQVLLDLARMIFEEQSTIEHMVFRILTHTQSLIQCQRVQVLLVHKASKGSFSRVFDFEANDLTGEDSDSRTSPFESRFPINVGITGYVATTGETVNIPNAYEDPRFDPSVDDGTGFRHRTILCMPIKNSSGQIIGVIQLINKFDDLAFTKNDENFVEAFAIFCGMGIHNTHMYEKAVIAMAKQSVTLEVLSYHASASLEDAQRLRGLRVPSAAHFQLHDFKFDDIYMEDDQTLTACLRMFLDLDFVERFHIDYDVLCRWLLSVKKNYRNVTYHNWRHAFNVAQMMFAILTVRKFNELNILHLLYKVMIKINNKFIIVQATQWWKIFGEIECLALIIACLCHDLDHRGTNNSFQIKASSPLAQLYSTSTMEHHHFDQCLMILSSQGNQILSNLSPEEYSRVVKVLEEAILSTDLAVYFRKRGAFLNLAQGGGYNWAYSDHRELLRGMLMTVCDLAAITKPWEVEKRVAELVSSEFFEQGDIERRTLNITPIDIMNREKEDQLPMMQVGFIDSICLPIYEAFALLSDKLEPLVEGVRKNKQHWLEIAESKCKSDNCTNHDRTLSDTEETCEQADQ; via the exons ATGCAGCTGAAGAAAGCGATGCTTAAGATATTCGATCAAT GCCTGCACTTGCGGAGCATCGAAGAACCGAGGATGACGGCGGAGACGGCAGCTCCTTGTGTGCAGGGGATGCAAGGGGTGCAGACCGCTATGGCCGGCCAGGGGACGTTGCAACAGGTGCAAGATGGAAAATCCACCGGTGGTTATTATTCCTCCACTTCCGCCGTCTACGATCCGGAATACGCCCGCATGGAGGCATGGCTCGACGAACATCCCGACTTTGTCAACGACTACTTTCTCAG GAAAGTGACGAGACAGACGGTAGACATGTGGTTGGTCTCACACGCGACGCCAACGTCCTCGTCGAGCAGCTGCGTCGAATTGTCCAGCCCGACCCATGCAGGTGGCACGTCGTCCTCTGGCCGTGGTGGATCCGGCGGATCAGGTGCCACCACTCCTGTACGAAAAATCTCGGCACACGAGTTCGAGCGCGGCGGTTTGCTAAAGCCGATCGTGAACACGATCGACGGGACGCCCACGTTCCTCAGCGTTTCGCCCGGGGATTCAGGACAACCTGGAGGTCAGCAGGTTGGCTCCGGAAACGCGGGCAGGCCCCAGAGACGGTCCAGACACGAGTTGAGGCATCTCGACGAGAAAGACCTCATATTCGAATTG GTGAAGGATATCTGTAATGAATTGGATGTGAGATCATTGTGCCACAAGATCCTGCAAAACGTGAGTACCTTGTTACACGCGGATCGTGGTTCCTTGTTCCTGGTGCAGGGGGAGAGAGGCGGTGGTTGCATGCCGTCCTCGCAAAATCACGACTCCACGTCGAACAATCCAAACGATAATGGGAATCCAGGAAAAACGGAGCAACGTGGATACTCGAGAAGCAGATGTCTAGTCTCTAAGTTGTTCGACGTGTGCTCGAGATCGACGCTACTcgaaatggagaaaaaagatGAGATCAAAATTCCCTGGGGCACGGGAATCGTTGGTTACGTTGCCGAAAGTGGGGAACCTGTTAACATACCAGATGCTTACAAg GATTCAAGATTCAATCGCGAAATTGATGCATTGACGGGATATAGAACCAGAGCCCTTTTATGCATGCCAATAAAGGATTGCAACGGAGACGTTATCGGCGTTGCACAAGTAATCAACAAACTCGGTGGTGAAAGTCAATTTACTGCGCAAGACGAAAAAGTTTTTGCTGGATATTTGCAATTCTGTGGTATTGGATTAAGGAATGCGCAGCTATATGAAAAAAGTCAATTAGAGGTTAAAAGAAATCAG GTTCTTTTAGACCTAGCTAGGATGATATTCGAAGAACAGAGCACAATAGAGCATATGGTATTCAGGATTTTGACCCATACACAATCCTTGATACAGTGTCAACGAGTACAG GTTCTCCTCGTGCATAAGGCATCAAAGGGCAGTTTCTCACGAGTGTTTGATTTCGAGGCGAATGACCTCACCGGCGAGGATTCAGATTCTCGCACTAG TCCATTCGAGAGCAGATTCCCTATAAATGTCGGCATCACCGGCTACGTTGCTACAACTGGAGAG aCCGTGAATATACCGAACGCCTACGAAGATCCAAGATTCGATCCCTCCGTAGATGATGGCACTGGTTTTAGACATCGTACTATTCTCTGCATGCCTATCAAGAATTCCTCGGGTCAGATTATTGGTGTTATTCAACTGATCAACAAGTTCGACGACCTTGCTTTTACAAAGAATGATGAGAACTTTGTCGAGGCGTTTGCTATTTTCTGCGGCATGGGAATTCACAATAcacatat GTATGAAAAAGCTGTGATAGCAATGGCCAAACAAAGCGTTACTTTAGAAGTGCTTAGTTATCATGCTTCTGCATCACTGGAGGATGCACAAAGATTAAGA ggTTTAAGAGTGCCTTCTGCTGCGCATTTTCAATTGCACGATTTCAAGTTCGATGACATTTATATGGAAGACGACCAAACATTAACAGCGTGTCTTCGAATGTTTTTAGATCTTGATTTCGTCGAACGTTTTCATATTGATTACGATGTCCTTTGTCGTTGGCTTCTTagtgtaaaaaagaattaccgAAATGTCACATATCATAATTGGCGTCATGCGTTCAATGTTGCGCAAATGATGTTTGCCATTTTAActgtaagaaaatttaatgaattaaatatattacatttattgtataaagttatgataaaaataaacaataaatttattatcgttcaGGCCACGCAATGGTGGAAAATTTTTGGAGAAATTGAATGTCTTGCATTGATTATTGCCTGTTTGTGTCATGATCTGGATCATCGTGGtacgaataattcttttcaaatcaa agcaTCTTCGCCATTAGCACAACTCTATTCAACATCAACGATGGAACATCATCATTTTGATCAATGTCTCATGATACTGAGTAGTCaaggaaatcaaattttatcaaatttatctcCAGAAGAATATTCTCGTGTGGTAAAAGTTCTCGAAGAAGCAATCCTTTCTACTGACCTAGCAGTTTATTTCCGAAAAAGGGGTGCTTTTCTTAATCTAGCTCAAGGTGGTGGCTATAATTGGGCTTACAGTGATCATCGAGAACTTTTGAGGGGAATGTTGATGACCGTATGTGATTTGGCGGCGATAACTAAACCTTGGGAAGTTGAGAAAAGAGTGGCGGAATTAGTTAGCAgtgaattttttgaacaagGAGATATCGAAAGGCGGACTCTCAATATTACTCCTATT GACATTATGAACAGGGAGAAAGAGGACCAACTGCCAATGATGCAAGTTGGCTTCATCGATTCGATTTGCCTCCCTATTTACGAG GCATTCGCTTTATTGTCGGATAAATTGGAACCGTTGGTCGAAGGTGTTAGAAAGAATAAACAACATTGGCTTGAGATAGCGGAATCCAAATGTAAATCAGACAATTGTACGAATCATGACAGGACATTATCCGATACCGAAGAAACTTGCGAACAGGCGGATCAGTAA
- the LOC108001458 gene encoding dual 3',5'-cyclic-AMP and -GMP phosphodiesterase 11 isoform X1: protein MQLKKAMLKIFDQLGLHLRSIEEPRMTAETAAPCVQGMQGVQTAMAGQGTLQQVQDGKSTGGYYSSTSAVYDPEYARMEAWLDEHPDFVNDYFLRKVTRQTVDMWLVSHATPTSSSSSCVELSSPTHAGGTSSSGRGGSGGSGATTPVRKISAHEFERGGLLKPIVNTIDGTPTFLSVSPGDSGQPGGQQVGSGNAGRPQRRSRHELRHLDEKDLIFELVKDICNELDVRSLCHKILQNVSTLLHADRGSLFLVQGERGGGCMPSSQNHDSTSNNPNDNGNPGKTEQRGYSRSRCLVSKLFDVCSRSTLLEMEKKDEIKIPWGTGIVGYVAESGEPVNIPDAYKDSRFNREIDALTGYRTRALLCMPIKDCNGDVIGVAQVINKLGGESQFTAQDEKVFAGYLQFCGIGLRNAQLYEKSQLEVKRNQVLLDLARMIFEEQSTIEHMVFRILTHTQSLIQCQRVQVLLVHKASKGSFSRVFDFEANDLTGEDSDSRTSPFESRFPINVGITGYVATTGETVNIPNAYEDPRFDPSVDDGTGFRHRTILCMPIKNSSGQIIGVIQLINKFDDLAFTKNDENFVEAFAIFCGMGIHNTHMYEKAVIAMAKQSVTLEVLSYHASASLEDAQRLRGLRVPSAAHFQLHDFKFDDIYMEDDQTLTACLRMFLDLDFVERFHIDYDVLCRWLLSVKKNYRNVTYHNWRHAFNVAQMMFAILTVRKFNELNILHLLYKVMIKINNKFIIVQATQWWKIFGEIECLALIIACLCHDLDHRGTNNSFQIKASSPLAQLYSTSTMEHHHFDQCLMILSSQGNQILSNLSPEEYSRVVKVLEEAILSTDLAVYFRKRGAFLNLAQGGGYNWAYSDHRELLRGMLMTVCDLAAITKPWEVEKRVAELVSSEFFEQGDIERRTLNITPIDIMNREKEDQLPMMQVGFIDSICLPIYEAFALLSDKLEPLVEGVRKNKQHWLEIAESKCKSDNCTNHDRTLSDTEETCEQADQ, encoded by the exons ATGCAGCTGAAGAAAGCGATGCTTAAGATATTCGATCAAT TAGGCCTGCACTTGCGGAGCATCGAAGAACCGAGGATGACGGCGGAGACGGCAGCTCCTTGTGTGCAGGGGATGCAAGGGGTGCAGACCGCTATGGCCGGCCAGGGGACGTTGCAACAGGTGCAAGATGGAAAATCCACCGGTGGTTATTATTCCTCCACTTCCGCCGTCTACGATCCGGAATACGCCCGCATGGAGGCATGGCTCGACGAACATCCCGACTTTGTCAACGACTACTTTCTCAG GAAAGTGACGAGACAGACGGTAGACATGTGGTTGGTCTCACACGCGACGCCAACGTCCTCGTCGAGCAGCTGCGTCGAATTGTCCAGCCCGACCCATGCAGGTGGCACGTCGTCCTCTGGCCGTGGTGGATCCGGCGGATCAGGTGCCACCACTCCTGTACGAAAAATCTCGGCACACGAGTTCGAGCGCGGCGGTTTGCTAAAGCCGATCGTGAACACGATCGACGGGACGCCCACGTTCCTCAGCGTTTCGCCCGGGGATTCAGGACAACCTGGAGGTCAGCAGGTTGGCTCCGGAAACGCGGGCAGGCCCCAGAGACGGTCCAGACACGAGTTGAGGCATCTCGACGAGAAAGACCTCATATTCGAATTG GTGAAGGATATCTGTAATGAATTGGATGTGAGATCATTGTGCCACAAGATCCTGCAAAACGTGAGTACCTTGTTACACGCGGATCGTGGTTCCTTGTTCCTGGTGCAGGGGGAGAGAGGCGGTGGTTGCATGCCGTCCTCGCAAAATCACGACTCCACGTCGAACAATCCAAACGATAATGGGAATCCAGGAAAAACGGAGCAACGTGGATACTCGAGAAGCAGATGTCTAGTCTCTAAGTTGTTCGACGTGTGCTCGAGATCGACGCTACTcgaaatggagaaaaaagatGAGATCAAAATTCCCTGGGGCACGGGAATCGTTGGTTACGTTGCCGAAAGTGGGGAACCTGTTAACATACCAGATGCTTACAAg GATTCAAGATTCAATCGCGAAATTGATGCATTGACGGGATATAGAACCAGAGCCCTTTTATGCATGCCAATAAAGGATTGCAACGGAGACGTTATCGGCGTTGCACAAGTAATCAACAAACTCGGTGGTGAAAGTCAATTTACTGCGCAAGACGAAAAAGTTTTTGCTGGATATTTGCAATTCTGTGGTATTGGATTAAGGAATGCGCAGCTATATGAAAAAAGTCAATTAGAGGTTAAAAGAAATCAG GTTCTTTTAGACCTAGCTAGGATGATATTCGAAGAACAGAGCACAATAGAGCATATGGTATTCAGGATTTTGACCCATACACAATCCTTGATACAGTGTCAACGAGTACAG GTTCTCCTCGTGCATAAGGCATCAAAGGGCAGTTTCTCACGAGTGTTTGATTTCGAGGCGAATGACCTCACCGGCGAGGATTCAGATTCTCGCACTAG TCCATTCGAGAGCAGATTCCCTATAAATGTCGGCATCACCGGCTACGTTGCTACAACTGGAGAG aCCGTGAATATACCGAACGCCTACGAAGATCCAAGATTCGATCCCTCCGTAGATGATGGCACTGGTTTTAGACATCGTACTATTCTCTGCATGCCTATCAAGAATTCCTCGGGTCAGATTATTGGTGTTATTCAACTGATCAACAAGTTCGACGACCTTGCTTTTACAAAGAATGATGAGAACTTTGTCGAGGCGTTTGCTATTTTCTGCGGCATGGGAATTCACAATAcacatat GTATGAAAAAGCTGTGATAGCAATGGCCAAACAAAGCGTTACTTTAGAAGTGCTTAGTTATCATGCTTCTGCATCACTGGAGGATGCACAAAGATTAAGA ggTTTAAGAGTGCCTTCTGCTGCGCATTTTCAATTGCACGATTTCAAGTTCGATGACATTTATATGGAAGACGACCAAACATTAACAGCGTGTCTTCGAATGTTTTTAGATCTTGATTTCGTCGAACGTTTTCATATTGATTACGATGTCCTTTGTCGTTGGCTTCTTagtgtaaaaaagaattaccgAAATGTCACATATCATAATTGGCGTCATGCGTTCAATGTTGCGCAAATGATGTTTGCCATTTTAActgtaagaaaatttaatgaattaaatatattacatttattgtataaagttatgataaaaataaacaataaatttattatcgttcaGGCCACGCAATGGTGGAAAATTTTTGGAGAAATTGAATGTCTTGCATTGATTATTGCCTGTTTGTGTCATGATCTGGATCATCGTGGtacgaataattcttttcaaatcaa agcaTCTTCGCCATTAGCACAACTCTATTCAACATCAACGATGGAACATCATCATTTTGATCAATGTCTCATGATACTGAGTAGTCaaggaaatcaaattttatcaaatttatctcCAGAAGAATATTCTCGTGTGGTAAAAGTTCTCGAAGAAGCAATCCTTTCTACTGACCTAGCAGTTTATTTCCGAAAAAGGGGTGCTTTTCTTAATCTAGCTCAAGGTGGTGGCTATAATTGGGCTTACAGTGATCATCGAGAACTTTTGAGGGGAATGTTGATGACCGTATGTGATTTGGCGGCGATAACTAAACCTTGGGAAGTTGAGAAAAGAGTGGCGGAATTAGTTAGCAgtgaattttttgaacaagGAGATATCGAAAGGCGGACTCTCAATATTACTCCTATT GACATTATGAACAGGGAGAAAGAGGACCAACTGCCAATGATGCAAGTTGGCTTCATCGATTCGATTTGCCTCCCTATTTACGAG GCATTCGCTTTATTGTCGGATAAATTGGAACCGTTGGTCGAAGGTGTTAGAAAGAATAAACAACATTGGCTTGAGATAGCGGAATCCAAATGTAAATCAGACAATTGTACGAATCATGACAGGACATTATCCGATACCGAAGAAACTTGCGAACAGGCGGATCAGTAA